A window from Microbacterium ginsengiterrae encodes these proteins:
- a CDS encoding DUF4166 domain-containing protein → MTARRSVFLAALGAHADSLAPEVREYVAGPPEGMIGVGTGVFEIAGSPWRWMLHLARPLVGPGLLVPRREHDVPFELVERATIGANGARALVATRTFRFRGGEERFDDVLHIGREPGTLVNTVGDLGRIEVLLDVTVTTQGALRLTTRASRVRLLGRVIRLPRLLGIDGVVENGYDPVHERRTIAAVMRSPLFGTVMEYRGWFRYEPRAEPDRPSGQKE, encoded by the coding sequence GTGACCGCCCGCCGGTCCGTCTTCCTCGCCGCGCTCGGCGCGCATGCGGACAGCCTCGCCCCGGAGGTACGGGAGTACGTCGCCGGACCGCCGGAGGGCATGATCGGGGTCGGCACCGGGGTGTTCGAGATCGCCGGCAGCCCCTGGCGATGGATGCTGCATCTCGCGCGGCCGCTGGTCGGACCAGGGCTGCTGGTGCCCCGCCGTGAGCACGATGTGCCGTTCGAGCTCGTCGAACGAGCCACGATCGGAGCGAACGGCGCGCGGGCCCTGGTCGCGACGCGCACCTTCCGATTCCGCGGCGGCGAGGAGCGGTTCGACGATGTGCTGCACATCGGTAGGGAACCGGGGACCCTCGTCAACACGGTCGGTGATCTCGGTCGGATCGAGGTGCTGCTCGACGTCACGGTGACGACGCAGGGGGCGTTGCGACTGACGACACGGGCGAGCCGCGTCCGACTCCTCGGCCGGGTCATCCGTCTGCCGCGGCTGCTGGGGATCGACGGTGTCGTCGAGAACGGCTACGACCCCGTGCATGAGCGTCGAACGATCGCGGCGGTCATGCGCAGCCCGTTGTTCGGGACGGTGATGGAGTATCGCGGTTGGTTCCGGTACGAGCCTCGCGCTGAGCCGGACCGCCCGTCCGGTCAGAAGGAGTAG
- a CDS encoding DUF4166 domain-containing protein, with amino-acid sequence MTAGDGIFVRALGDDFARLHPQLQRRFGVGVAAGYGCIGRGVMTELRRGAWWTVPFLRFGTLRNIMFPERARDVPFRIDNHPYIDGYGRETVTFVRTMQVSPRRRRRFDATMIHSAQRGGIVDYLGSHQHLAVDLELSVTREGALRLRSHGQRFYEGPLAFRFPMLLSGRADLTERYDDDRGCFVIDLEVRNRWFGRLFGYRGEFTCTYPPASDIPETVKPYREERRE; translated from the coding sequence ATGACGGCGGGCGATGGCATCTTCGTGCGTGCGCTCGGCGACGACTTCGCCCGCCTGCATCCGCAGCTGCAGCGCCGGTTCGGCGTCGGCGTCGCCGCGGGGTACGGCTGCATCGGCCGCGGCGTGATGACCGAGCTCCGACGCGGCGCGTGGTGGACCGTGCCCTTCCTCCGCTTCGGCACCTTGCGCAACATCATGTTCCCGGAGAGGGCGCGGGATGTGCCGTTCCGCATCGACAACCATCCGTACATCGACGGGTACGGGCGCGAGACCGTGACGTTCGTCCGTACGATGCAGGTCTCGCCGCGACGCAGGAGGCGCTTCGACGCCACCATGATCCACAGCGCGCAGCGCGGCGGGATCGTCGATTATCTGGGCAGTCATCAGCATCTCGCCGTCGACCTCGAGCTCTCCGTGACGCGGGAGGGCGCCCTGCGTCTGAGGTCGCACGGGCAGCGCTTCTACGAGGGCCCGCTGGCGTTCCGATTCCCCATGCTGCTCAGCGGCCGCGCGGACCTCACCGAGCGCTACGACGACGACCGAGGATGCTTCGTGATCGATCTCGAAGTGCGCAACAGATGGTTCGGGCGGCTGTTCGGCTACCGCGGCGAATTCACCTGCACCTATCCGCCGGCATCCGACATTCCGGAGACCGTCAAGCCGTACCGCGAGGAGCGGCGGGAGTGA
- the pth gene encoding aminoacyl-tRNA hydrolase, which produces MVDTWLIVGLGNPGPRYAPTRHNIGQMVTDELARRRGETFREHRAGARVVETWLRPGSDKLVLAKPNSFMNVSGTPVAALARFYSVTPERTVIVHDELDIPFDTLRLKTGGGHGGHNGVRDVARALGTPDFPRVRVGVGRPSGRQDPADWVLSPFGKDERDTLPVLVSDAADAVELLVGEGLLAAQQKHHAPR; this is translated from the coding sequence ATGGTCGACACCTGGCTGATCGTGGGGCTCGGCAACCCGGGGCCCCGCTACGCGCCGACGCGTCACAACATCGGGCAGATGGTGACGGACGAGCTGGCGCGGCGCCGCGGGGAGACCTTCCGTGAGCACAGGGCCGGTGCACGCGTCGTCGAGACATGGCTGCGGCCGGGGAGCGACAAGCTCGTCCTCGCGAAGCCCAACTCCTTCATGAACGTCTCCGGCACTCCTGTCGCCGCTCTCGCGCGCTTCTACTCGGTTACCCCGGAGCGGACCGTCATCGTCCACGATGAGCTCGACATCCCCTTCGACACGCTGCGGCTCAAGACCGGTGGGGGACACGGGGGACACAACGGAGTGCGGGATGTCGCACGCGCGCTCGGCACCCCCGACTTCCCGCGCGTGCGCGTCGGCGTCGGTCGGCCGTCCGGACGACAGGACCCGGCCGACTGGGTGCTGTCCCCGTTCGGCAAGGACGAACGCGACACCCTGCCCGTGCTCGTCTCCGACGCGGCGGATGCCGTGGAGCTCCTCGTCGGTGAGGGTCTGCTCGCCGCGCAGCAGAAGCATCACGCGCCGCGCTGA
- a CDS encoding SRPBCC family protein, with protein MSSAFRTRRRGAAAPLYVEILVRAPLDRVWQLTQDPVAHARWDARFTAIVPTRVRDDGAEEFRYELDLGLHTIRGTGVSKGTRTARGGERTSALVFDSDDPLSPLGAGRGYWRYIPTEDGVRFLTGYDYAPGWGILGRVLDPLLIRPFVWWLTARSFDRLRLWAESGILPEETTWWRSLRRGRRGRPRARNCLARPASRERATVMDDAPATLAEIAR; from the coding sequence GTGTCCTCGGCCTTCCGCACCCGCCGCAGGGGCGCCGCTGCGCCGCTCTACGTCGAGATCCTCGTCCGTGCCCCGCTCGATCGGGTCTGGCAGTTGACGCAGGACCCCGTCGCACACGCGCGGTGGGATGCCCGCTTCACGGCGATCGTGCCCACGCGGGTGCGTGACGACGGAGCAGAGGAGTTCCGGTACGAGCTCGACCTGGGGCTGCACACGATCCGCGGCACCGGGGTCTCGAAGGGGACGCGTACAGCGCGCGGCGGTGAGCGCACCTCGGCGCTCGTGTTCGACAGCGACGACCCGCTCTCGCCGCTGGGTGCAGGGCGCGGCTACTGGCGTTACATCCCGACGGAGGACGGCGTGCGCTTCCTCACCGGGTACGACTACGCGCCAGGGTGGGGGATCCTCGGACGGGTGCTCGACCCGCTGCTGATCCGCCCCTTCGTCTGGTGGCTCACGGCGCGCAGCTTCGATCGACTGCGGCTCTGGGCGGAGTCCGGCATCCTGCCGGAGGAGACCACGTGGTGGCGCTCGCTGCGTCGCGGGCGCCGCGGCCGTCCCCGTGCGCGCAACTGTCTCGCGCGGCCCGCGTCGCGTGAACGGGCGACGGTCATGGACGATGCCCCGGCAACGCTGGCGGAGATCGCGCGATGA
- the trpS gene encoding tryptophan--tRNA ligase gives MTKPRLYSGMQPSADSLQIGNYIGALLQWRDLQGSYDAFFSVVDLHALTVAQDPAALREKTRRTAAQYIAAGIEPSQSTLYVQSHVRAHAELAWILSTITGFGEAGRMTQFKDKSARYGQDATSVGLFTYPVLMAADILLYQTDVVPVGDDQKQHVELTRDLAERFNSRFGEAFVVPMPVIQKETARIYDLQNPTSKMSKSAESDAGVLWMLDDPAKSAKKIMRAVTDNEGSVRFDRENKPGVSNLLTIYAALTGRQIAAIEDEYAGRGYGDFKKGLAEVVVSEFEPVRTRALELLDDPAELDRILAANAERADAVADATLADVYDKVGLLRRV, from the coding sequence GTGACCAAGCCTCGCCTCTACTCCGGAATGCAGCCATCCGCCGACTCGCTTCAGATCGGCAACTACATCGGCGCGCTTCTGCAGTGGCGCGATCTGCAGGGGTCCTATGACGCGTTCTTCTCGGTCGTCGACCTCCACGCGCTCACGGTCGCGCAGGACCCTGCTGCGCTCCGCGAGAAGACCCGCCGGACTGCGGCGCAGTACATCGCGGCGGGCATCGAACCGTCCCAGTCCACGCTGTACGTGCAGTCGCACGTCCGCGCGCACGCGGAGCTGGCGTGGATCCTCTCGACCATCACCGGATTCGGTGAGGCGGGTCGGATGACGCAGTTCAAGGACAAGTCCGCCCGCTACGGCCAGGACGCGACCAGCGTCGGCCTGTTCACCTACCCGGTCCTCATGGCCGCGGACATCCTGCTCTACCAGACCGATGTCGTCCCCGTCGGCGACGACCAGAAGCAGCACGTCGAACTCACCCGCGACCTCGCCGAGCGGTTCAACTCCCGTTTCGGAGAGGCCTTCGTGGTGCCGATGCCGGTGATCCAGAAGGAGACCGCTCGCATCTACGACCTGCAGAACCCGACATCGAAGATGTCGAAGTCCGCGGAGAGCGACGCCGGCGTGTTGTGGATGCTCGACGACCCCGCGAAGTCGGCGAAGAAGATCATGCGGGCCGTCACGGACAACGAGGGCTCGGTCCGGTTCGATCGCGAGAACAAGCCGGGGGTGTCGAATCTGCTGACGATCTACGCCGCCCTCACCGGACGCCAGATCGCCGCCATCGAGGACGAGTACGCCGGCCGCGGTTACGGGGACTTCAAGAAGGGACTCGCCGAGGTCGTCGTCTCCGAGTTCGAGCCGGTGCGCACCCGTGCCCTCGAGCTCCTCGACGATCCTGCCGAGCTCGATCGCATCCTCGCCGCGAACGCCGAGCGCGCCGATGCGGTCGCCGACGCGACCCTCGCCGACGTCTACGACAAGGTCGGCCTGCTGCGCCGCGTCTGA
- a CDS encoding gluconokinase, with protein sequence MRIVVMGPSGSGKSTVGQALADATGARFVDGDDLHPPANVAKMSAGIPLDDDDRHPWLRLVGMTLGESDHMVIACSALRRRYRDLIRAEAPDVLFAELAIDRTVLEERMRTRAHFMPTSLLDSQLETLESLHPDECGVQIDGSAEVGEAVAHIADVARTTLPASRRTA encoded by the coding sequence ATGCGCATCGTCGTGATGGGCCCGAGCGGCTCCGGGAAGTCCACGGTCGGACAAGCGCTCGCCGACGCGACAGGAGCGCGGTTCGTCGACGGTGATGATCTGCACCCGCCGGCCAACGTCGCCAAGATGAGCGCAGGCATCCCCCTGGACGATGATGATCGTCACCCGTGGCTCCGCCTCGTCGGCATGACGCTCGGCGAATCGGATCACATGGTCATCGCATGCTCCGCGCTGCGGCGTCGGTACCGCGACCTGATCCGGGCGGAGGCGCCGGACGTCTTGTTCGCCGAGCTGGCGATCGACCGCACTGTCCTGGAGGAGCGAATGCGAACGAGGGCGCACTTCATGCCGACTTCATTGCTGGACTCGCAACTCGAGACACTCGAATCGTTGCACCCGGACGAGTGCGGCGTGCAGATCGACGGATCCGCGGAGGTGGGGGAGGCCGTGGCGCACATCGCGGATGTCGCGCGCACGACGCTTCCGGCTTCTCGCCGGACCGCCTGA
- a CDS encoding exodeoxyribonuclease III produces the protein MPHLRIASVNVNGIRAAARNGMSTWLDSADVDILTLQEVRGQDEHLEAALPGWSIIHDESSAKGRAGVAIASRTPALAARTAFGADDFDSAGRWIEGDFLLGDRPLTVVSAYVHSGEADTPKQEEKWKFLEAFGSRLGALGQDDALALVTGDLNVGHRELDIKNWRGNRKKAGFLPRERAYFDRFLGEAGAEVTGVDGSVGTGLGWVDVGRRFHGEVDGPYTWWSMRGQAFDNDSGWRIDYHLATPALAERVQAYSVARAATYAERWSDHAPVIVDYSF, from the coding sequence ATGCCTCACCTGCGTATCGCCTCGGTCAACGTCAACGGGATCCGAGCGGCCGCTCGCAACGGTATGAGCACGTGGCTGGACTCGGCCGATGTCGACATCCTCACCCTGCAGGAGGTGCGCGGCCAGGACGAGCACCTCGAAGCCGCCCTGCCCGGGTGGTCGATCATCCACGATGAGAGCAGCGCGAAGGGCCGCGCGGGCGTGGCGATCGCCTCGCGCACTCCCGCTCTGGCCGCGCGCACCGCGTTCGGCGCCGACGACTTCGACTCCGCAGGGCGCTGGATCGAGGGCGACTTCCTCCTCGGCGACCGACCGCTCACCGTCGTCAGCGCCTACGTGCACTCCGGCGAGGCCGACACGCCCAAGCAGGAAGAGAAGTGGAAGTTCCTCGAGGCGTTCGGCTCCCGTCTCGGAGCCCTCGGGCAGGATGACGCACTCGCCCTCGTCACCGGCGACCTCAACGTCGGCCATCGCGAGCTCGACATCAAGAACTGGCGAGGGAACCGCAAGAAGGCGGGCTTCCTCCCCCGCGAGCGCGCATACTTCGACCGTTTCCTCGGCGAGGCCGGTGCCGAGGTCACGGGCGTCGACGGCTCCGTCGGTACCGGACTCGGCTGGGTCGACGTCGGGCGCCGCTTCCACGGTGAAGTCGACGGACCGTACACCTGGTGGTCCATGCGCGGGCAGGCGTTCGACAACGACTCCGGATGGCGGATCGACTACCACCTGGCGACGCCCGCGCTTGCGGAACGTGTGCAGGCCTACAGCGTCGCTCGCGCGGCGACGTACGCCGAACGCTGGAGCGACCACGCTCCGGTGATCGTCGACTACTCCTTCTGA
- a CDS encoding 50S ribosomal protein L25/general stress protein Ctc gives MSEDTKVHAEVREQFGKGFARRLRAAGKIPAVIYGHGTDPVHVALPGHQVSLIIRRANALLELEVDGKDHLALVKDVQKDPVRQIIEHIDLLVVRKGEKVQVEVPVVTTGESFSGTIVTVEVSTIKLEVEATHIPEHVEVSVEGLEEGAHITAADVTLPKGATLIDDPELLLIAVSVPAAEVEAEGEEAADAAEGETAAADEAAAE, from the coding sequence ATGTCTGAGGACACCAAGGTCCACGCAGAGGTCCGCGAGCAGTTCGGCAAGGGCTTCGCCCGCCGCCTGCGCGCTGCCGGCAAGATCCCCGCCGTCATCTACGGTCACGGCACCGACCCCGTCCACGTCGCGCTGCCCGGTCACCAGGTCTCGCTGATCATCCGTCGCGCCAACGCGCTGCTGGAGCTCGAGGTCGACGGCAAGGACCACCTCGCGCTGGTCAAGGACGTCCAGAAGGACCCCGTGCGCCAGATCATCGAGCACATCGACCTGCTCGTCGTCCGCAAGGGCGAGAAGGTCCAGGTCGAGGTCCCCGTCGTCACCACCGGCGAGTCGTTCTCCGGAACCATCGTCACGGTCGAGGTCTCCACCATCAAGCTCGAGGTCGAGGCGACGCACATCCCCGAGCACGTCGAGGTCTCCGTCGAGGGTCTCGAAGAGGGCGCGCACATCACTGCCGCCGACGTCACGCTGCCCAAGGGCGCGACGCTCATCGACGACCCCGAGCTGCTGCTCATCGCCGTCTCCGTCCCGGCCGCTGAGGTCGAGGCCGAGGGCGAAGAGGCCGCCGACGCCGCTGAGGGCGAGACCGCAGCTGCCGATGAGGCCGCCGCAGAGTAA